A DNA window from Paralichthys olivaceus isolate ysfri-2021 chromosome 11, ASM2471397v2, whole genome shotgun sequence contains the following coding sequences:
- the mmp13b gene encoding collagenase 3, with protein sequence MIALLLLLVVAHSSAVPLPSEDKDNWLQAEKYLRRFYGLPAGLQGRQETSGAFRTKIMEMQSFFKLKLTGNLDDNTLEFMKLPRCGVPDVGEYNHFPRHLKWQNNNVTFRIVNYTPDLKKSDVDRAIRNALNVWSSVTPLTFKKLHNGIADIMISFGSKEHGDYNPFDGPNGLLAHAYPPGQGIGGDTHFDEDELWTKDSSAYNLFIVAAHELGHALGMSHSTDAGALMYPIYSYSTGQVLAEDDIEGIQALYGPNPDQKKVKPKPDAPDKCDPMLSFDAATELRGETIIFKDRFYWRLHPQMPEPEQTLIKSTWPSLPNKVDAAYENPQKDQVIIFSGIRMWALNGYSLVDGYPKYIHKLGLPKTVRKVDAAVYIRDTGKTLLFSDEEYWSYDEATGTMESGYPRTIEDDFPGMDDEVDAAVYHYGYLNFFHDHVQYEYSYTSKKVIHIMRTNSIFNC encoded by the exons ATGAtagctttgctgctgctgctggtggtcgCTCACTCCTCTGCTGTGCCTCTGCCGTCTGAGGACAAAGACAACTGGCTTCAAGCAGAG AAATACCTCCGTCGCTTCTATGGTCTTCCAGCCGGTCTTCAAGGGAGACAGGAGACATCAGGCGCCTTCAGGACCAAGATCATGGAGATGCAGAGTTTCTTCAAACTCAAG TTGACAGGGAATCTGGATGACAACACGCTGGAGTTTATGAAGCTGCCCCGATGTGGCGTCCCAGACGTCGGGGAGTACAACCACTTCCCTCGACACCTCAAATGGCAAAATAACAACGTTACATTCAG GATCGTGAATTATACACCCGATCTGAAGAAGTCTGACGTCGACAGAGCCATTCGCAATGCGCTGAACGTTTGGTCCAGTGTCACACCTCTGACCTTTAAGAAGCTGCACAATGGCATCGCTGACATTATGATCAGTTTTGGGTCAAAAG agcaTGGAGACTACAACCCTTTCGATGGGCCTAATGGTCTGCTGGCTCACGCCTACCCACCGGGCCAAGGCATCGGAGGAGACACTCACTTTGATGAGGATGAACTCTGGACCAAAGATTCATCCG CTTACAACCTGTTCATAGTGGCGGCCCACGAGTTGGGCCACGCCCTCGGTATGTCCCACTCCACAGACGCCGGTGCCCTGATGTATCCCATCTACTCATACAGCACAGGCCAAGTTCTGGCTGAGGATGACATCGAAGGCATTCAAGCTCTCTACG GTCCAAACCCAGACCAAAAgaaggtgaagccaaagcctGATGCCCCAGACAAGTGTGACCCCATGTTGAGTTTTGATGCTGCCACAGAGCTCAGGGGGGAGACCATCATCTTCAAAGACAG ATTCTACTGGCGTCTCCATCCTCAGATGCCCGAGCCTGAACAGACTCTGATCAAGTCCACATGGCCCTCCCTCCCCAACAAGGTGGATGCAGCTTACGAGAACCCGCAGAAGGACCAGGTCATCATATTCAGTG GGATCCGGATGTGGGCTTTGAATGGATACAGCCTCGTGGATGGTTACCCCAAATACATCCACAAACTCGGACTCCCTAAGACCGTGAGGAAAGTAGATGCAGCCGTGTACATCAGAGACACGGGCAAGACTCTGCTCTTCAGTGACGAGGAATACTGGAG CTACGATGAAGCAACAGGCACCATGGAGAGCGGCTACCCACGAACCATTGAGGACGATTTTCCTGGAATGGATGACGAGGTGGACGCTGCTGTTTATCACTACG GATATTTGAATTTCTTCCATGATCACGTGCAGTATGAATACAGCTACACCTCGAAGAAGGTCATTCACATCATGAGGACCAACTCCATTTTTAACTGCTGA
- the LOC109634426 gene encoding matrix metalloproteinase-20-like isoform X2, with amino-acid sequence MGRMKRSGPTFTSKVKDMQMFFGLNATGVLDADTFEVMKNPRCGVPDVEEYSHIQTTRWNKNVITYSIGRYTRDLPRSTVDSLVESAFSVWARASGLTFVRSHTRNADIMVEFVTYVHGDLYPFDGPGGTLAHAYGPGSGVGGDTHFDDDERWTAGGTGFNLFMVAAHEFGHALGLKHSRNPDSLMYPNYRSSHPANLLSREDVANINALYSRAQGRQSPIPRYDWSSQYNPWMSGSLFPRLLQNKCAPDLTFDAVSTLGDATFFFREGYLWIKHNEQYDIKEGPITNFMPKIKTSIDAAFWVPRRSTAYLIHESMFWTVKGSLMKGKPRPLSHFGFPAWVQEVDAAVHVVKTGRTLFFMHDIYWSYNENRRVMDFGYPKYISEDFPGINSTINAAVHKDGFIYFFLGPQVYKYDYTQKLVVRVEKANSWLGC; translated from the exons ATGGGGCGCATGAAGCGGAGCGGGCCCACCTTCACCTCCAAAGTGAAAGACATGCAGATGTTCTTTGGGCTCAATGCGACGGGTGTGCTGGACGCAGACACATTTGAGGTGATGAAGAACCCTCGATGTGGCGTTCCAGATGTGGAGGAGTACAGCCACATTCAGACGACACGGTGGAACAAGAACGTCATCACCTACAG CATTGGCAGGTACACCAGGGATTTGCCCCGTAGCACTGTGGACTCTCTGGTTGAGTCAGCGTTCAGCGTCTGGGCCCGAGCCAGCGGCCTGACGTTTGTGAGGTCGCACACCCGCAACGCTGACATCATGGTGGAGTTTGTGACCTATG TGCATGGTGACTTGTATCCATTTGACGGACCCGGAGGAACGCTGGCTCATGCTTACGGTCCAGGGTCGGGGGTTGGGGGCGACACTCACTTTGATGATGACGAGCGCTGGACTGCAGGAGGAACAG gcTTTAATCTTTTCATGGTAGCTGCACATGAATTTGGCCACGCTTTGGGTCTGAAGCACTCCAGAAACCCAGACTCCCTGATGTACCCGAACTACAGGTCCTCCCATCCTGCCAACCTCTTATCCAGAGAGGATGTCGCAAATATCAACGCACTTTACA GCCGAGCTCAAGGTCGTCAGAGTCCCATTCCGAGGTACGACTGGAGCTCTCAGTATAACCCGTGGATGTCAGGATCACTGTTCCCTCGActcctgcaaaacaaatgtgctcCAGACCTGACCTTTGATGCAGTGTCCACTCTCGGGGACGCCACCTTCTTTTTCAGAGAAGG ATATCTCTGGATTAAACACAACGAGCAGTACGACATCAAAGAAGGTCCGATCACCAACTTTATGCCCAAGATTAAAACGAGCATCGACGCTGCTTTCTGGGTACCTCGCAGATCCACTGCTTATCTTATTCACG AGTCCATGTTCTGGACAGTGAAAGGTTCACTTATGAAGGGGAAGCCCAGACCACTCAGCCACTTTGGATTTCCAGCCTGGGTGCAGGAAGTTGACGCAGCCGTGCATGTAGTGAAAACAGGACGCACACTCTTCTTTATGCATGACATCTACTGGAG ctACAATGAAAACCGAAGGGTTATGGACTTTGGTTACCCAAAGTACATCAGCGAGGATTTCCCAGGAATCAACTCGACAATAAATGCTGCTGTTCATAAAGATG gTTTCATCTACTTTTTTCTCGGACCACAAGTCTACAAATACGACTACACCCAGAAACTTGTTGTCAGAGTTGAGAAAGCAAACTCCTGGCTCGGATGTTGA
- the LOC109634426 gene encoding matrix metalloproteinase-20-like isoform X1 — translation MYVMLLPCCVLVLLLPRPCFTAPTSILEASSPSAEPQVDLKLATEYLQQYYNLQKEPMGRMKRSGPTFTSKVKDMQMFFGLNATGVLDADTFEVMKNPRCGVPDVEEYSHIQTTRWNKNVITYSIGRYTRDLPRSTVDSLVESAFSVWARASGLTFVRSHTRNADIMVEFVTYVHGDLYPFDGPGGTLAHAYGPGSGVGGDTHFDDDERWTAGGTGFNLFMVAAHEFGHALGLKHSRNPDSLMYPNYRSSHPANLLSREDVANINALYSRAQGRQSPIPRYDWSSQYNPWMSGSLFPRLLQNKCAPDLTFDAVSTLGDATFFFREGYLWIKHNEQYDIKEGPITNFMPKIKTSIDAAFWVPRRSTAYLIHESMFWTVKGSLMKGKPRPLSHFGFPAWVQEVDAAVHVVKTGRTLFFMHDIYWSYNENRRVMDFGYPKYISEDFPGINSTINAAVHKDGFIYFFLGPQVYKYDYTQKLVVRVEKANSWLGC, via the exons ATGTATGTCATGCTGCTCCCCTGCTGTGTCCTTGTCCTTCTGCTGCCCCGTCCATGTTTTACGGCACCCACATCTATCCTGGAGGCGAGCTCTCCCTCCGCAGAACCACAGGTTGACTTGAAGCTGGCCACA GAATACCTTCAGCAGTATTACAACCTGCAGAAAGAGCCCATGGGGCGCATGAAGCGGAGCGGGCCCACCTTCACCTCCAAAGTGAAAGACATGCAGATGTTCTTTGGGCTCAATGCGACGGGTGTGCTGGACGCAGACACATTTGAGGTGATGAAGAACCCTCGATGTGGCGTTCCAGATGTGGAGGAGTACAGCCACATTCAGACGACACGGTGGAACAAGAACGTCATCACCTACAG CATTGGCAGGTACACCAGGGATTTGCCCCGTAGCACTGTGGACTCTCTGGTTGAGTCAGCGTTCAGCGTCTGGGCCCGAGCCAGCGGCCTGACGTTTGTGAGGTCGCACACCCGCAACGCTGACATCATGGTGGAGTTTGTGACCTATG TGCATGGTGACTTGTATCCATTTGACGGACCCGGAGGAACGCTGGCTCATGCTTACGGTCCAGGGTCGGGGGTTGGGGGCGACACTCACTTTGATGATGACGAGCGCTGGACTGCAGGAGGAACAG gcTTTAATCTTTTCATGGTAGCTGCACATGAATTTGGCCACGCTTTGGGTCTGAAGCACTCCAGAAACCCAGACTCCCTGATGTACCCGAACTACAGGTCCTCCCATCCTGCCAACCTCTTATCCAGAGAGGATGTCGCAAATATCAACGCACTTTACA GCCGAGCTCAAGGTCGTCAGAGTCCCATTCCGAGGTACGACTGGAGCTCTCAGTATAACCCGTGGATGTCAGGATCACTGTTCCCTCGActcctgcaaaacaaatgtgctcCAGACCTGACCTTTGATGCAGTGTCCACTCTCGGGGACGCCACCTTCTTTTTCAGAGAAGG ATATCTCTGGATTAAACACAACGAGCAGTACGACATCAAAGAAGGTCCGATCACCAACTTTATGCCCAAGATTAAAACGAGCATCGACGCTGCTTTCTGGGTACCTCGCAGATCCACTGCTTATCTTATTCACG AGTCCATGTTCTGGACAGTGAAAGGTTCACTTATGAAGGGGAAGCCCAGACCACTCAGCCACTTTGGATTTCCAGCCTGGGTGCAGGAAGTTGACGCAGCCGTGCATGTAGTGAAAACAGGACGCACACTCTTCTTTATGCATGACATCTACTGGAG ctACAATGAAAACCGAAGGGTTATGGACTTTGGTTACCCAAAGTACATCAGCGAGGATTTCCCAGGAATCAACTCGACAATAAATGCTGCTGTTCATAAAGATG gTTTCATCTACTTTTTTCTCGGACCACAAGTCTACAAATACGACTACACCCAGAAACTTGTTGTCAGAGTTGAGAAAGCAAACTCCTGGCTCGGATGTTGA